The following are encoded together in the Montipora foliosa isolate CH-2021 chromosome 12, ASM3666993v2, whole genome shotgun sequence genome:
- the LOC137979631 gene encoding kelch-like protein 3 → MSQSSASINMEEYRQAVAFEIEELNTSASNSNMVDLSQPMPSDPSKHCHELIYRLDALRKKESFFDVTVSVKDKEFKAHRLVLAAASPVFLSLLVSDMREGKEQFIRIELEEATGSVMEDVFKYFYTGNVAVTKDTAHNLVAVADYLLLPGLKTLACDVLEENITIENCIFNYYFADKYQCLKLMGESCGFINSNFGSVMKTDDFLKLDIAEVMKWVSSDDVTVTSEEEIFKGIVKWVTYKKSERESNFAELFSQVRLKSISRKFLSNELVNEELVATSKETLNFVLRSIECIFDPFSEDAAKPPRKCLERYTDVIFVCGGRTALCYVPQGDVWYQLPDMLFEHQNHAVVQYRDKVCIFGGQRVGPGKSQVIEYFLSSTNCWGTVEGRHGSDDFSCLSVLHGCIYASFGWHIILYKLDESLCEPVHPPTLRYGACLVSDKRHLYLLGGLIYDGSTVQGSQTVERFDPILATWEEVAAMNEARYKAFGAPMNGKIYVAGGMNINEECFTVLKSCEVYDPSTNEWQVMSNLKVCRQAANMVCFQEALYVVGGFKDIKELSRELSVEVFQLGSCEWKSKSTIPTNFENENPGDREKKVHHKACLAVIHKSLLEKLCKL, encoded by the coding sequence ATGTCGCAAAGTTCAGCGAGTATCAACATGGAAGAATACAGACAAGCGGTTGCATTCGAAATCGAAGAGTTGAACACTTCCGCATCGAATTCCAATATGGTGGACCTTTCACAGCCAATGCCATCAGATCCATCAAAACACTGTCACGAACTTATCTATCGTCTGGATGCCCTGAGAAAAAAAGAGAGTTTCTTCGATGTAACAGTGTCAGTAAAAGACAAAGAGTTTAAAGCTCACAGACTTGTGTTAGCAGCAGCAAGTCCGGTTTTTCTTTCACTTCTCGTCAGTGACATGAGAGAGGGAAAGGAACAGTTCATCAGGATAGAACTTGAAGAAGCAACGGGATCAGTCATGGAGGACGTTTTTAAATACTTTTACACTGGTAATGTTGCAGTCACTAAGGATACCGCCCACAACTTAGTGGCAGTAGCAGACTATCTTCTTTTACCAGGATTGAAAACTTTGGCTTGTgatgttttggaggaaaacattacaattgaaaactgcatttTCAATTATTACTTTGCCGACAAATATCAGTGTCTGAAATTAATGGGGGAGTCCTGTGGGTTTATTAACTCAAATTTCGGTTCAGTCATGAAAACAGATGACTTCCTCAAGCTCGATATTGCAGAAGTCATGAAATGGGTTTCCagtgatgatgtcactgtcACCTCTGAGGAAGAAATTTTTAAGGGAATAGTTAAGTGGGTGACTTACAAGAAGAGTGAACGAGAAAGCAACTTTGCTGAATTGTTTAGTCAAGTCCGTCTGAAATCCATATCTCGCAAATTTCTTTCCAACGAATTGGTCAATGAAGAACTGGTAGCGACTAGCAAGGAGACTTTGAATTTTGTGTTGAGATCCATTGAGTGCATTTTTGATCCCTTCAGTGAAGATGCTGCCAAGCCACCCAGGAAGTGCTTGGAGAGGTACACAGATGTGATTTTTGTTTGTGGTGGCAGGACAGCCTTATGCTATGTACCCCAAGGTGATGTTTGGTATCAGTTGCCAGACATGTTATTTGAACATCAAAATCATGCTGTTGTTCAATACAGAGATAAAGTTTGCATTTTTGGGGGACAGCGTGTTGGACCAGGAAAATCTCAAGTAATAGAATATTTTCTTTCTTCCACTAATTGCTGGGGGACAGTTGAAGGAAGACATGGAAGTgatgatttttcttgtttatcaGTTCTACATGGTTGCATCTACGCGTCATTTGGTTGGCATATTATTCTGTATAAGCTAGATGAGAGTTTATGTGAGCCTGTGCATCCACCAACTCTTCGCTATGGAGCTTGTTTAGTCAGTGATAAAAGACACCTTTACTTACTAGGAGGATTAATTTATGATGGTTCAACTGTTCAAGGATCTCAAACAGTGGAAAGGTTTGATCCTATTTTGGCCACATGGGAGGAGGTTGCAGCTATGAATGAGGCAAGATATAAGGCTTTTGGAGCGCCCATGAATGGCAAGATCTACGTAGCAGGTGGCATGAACATAAATGAGGAATGCTTTACAGTACTGAAGTCTTGTGAGGTATATGACCCATCAACTAATGAATGGCAAGTCATGAGTAACCTCAAGGTGTGTCGTCAAGCTGCAAACATGGTATGCTTTCAGGAAGCCCTTTATGTGGTTGGTGGCTTCAAAGACATAAAAGAGCTTTCAAGAGAGTTATCAGTGGAAGTGTTTCAGTTAGGATCATGTGAATGGAAAAGTAAGTCCACCATACCCACTAACTTTGAGAATGAAAATCCTGGAGATCGAGAGAAAAAGGTTCATCATAAGGCCTGTCTTGCAGTGATCCACAAGAGTCTGTTAGAAAAGTTGTGTAAGCTTTGA
- the LOC137980535 gene encoding kelch-like protein 3 gives MEEYGEAVAFGIQDLNTSASNSNMADLSQPMSSDPSNYCQELIYRLDALRRKESFFDVTVSVKNKEFKAHKLMLAAASPFFLSLLVSDMREGKEQFIRIELEEATGSVMEEVLKYVYTGDVAITKENAHDLVAVADYLLLPGLKTLACDFLEENITTENCILNYYFADKYRCLELMEESCEFINSNFSSVMKTDDFLKLDIEQVMKWVSSDDVTVTSEEEIFKGIVKWVIHKKSERESNFAELFSQVRLKSMSRDFLFDELVNEELVATSNVSLNFVLRSMKCTLDPFSENAAKPPRKCLERYTDVIFVCGGRTALCYVPQKDIWYQLPDMLLEHQDHAVVQYRDKVCIFGGKRVGSGESRAIEYFLSSCSSWGIIEGRHQRDVCSCLSVLDGCIYALVNISPFKDAIILYKLDENVCEAVADPPTVRYGTCLVSDKRHLYLVGGNINFVPLVSGRGRHRCSFPGSQTVERFDPVLATWEEVAAMNEARYNAFGAAMNGKIYIAGGIKESKVLNSCEVYDPSTDEWQVISNLKVRRHAANMVCFQEALYVVGGFKDTMSSSSELSVEVFETKRCKWKSKSTLPFNFENENAGDGKKEIHYKACLASIDKSLLEKLHTV, from the coding sequence ATGGAAGAATACGGAGAAGCAGTTGCATTCGGAATCCAAGATTTGAACACTTCCGCATCCaattccaatatggcggaccttTCACAGCCAATGTCATCAGATCCATCAAACTACTGTCAGGAACTTATCTATCGTCTGGATGCTCTGAGAAGAAAAGAGAGTTTCTTCGATGTAACAGTGTCAGTAAAAAACAAAGAGTTTAAAGCTCACAAACTCATGTTGGCAGCAGCAAGTccgttttttctttcacttctgGTCAGCGACATGAGAGAGGGAAAGGAACAGTTCATCAGGATAGAACTTGAAGAAGCAACGGGGTCAGTCATGGAAGAAGTTCTTAAATACGTTTACACTGGTGATGTTGCAATCACCAAGGAGAACGCCCACGACTTAGTGGCAGTTGCAGACTATCTTCTTTTACCAGGTTTGAAAACTTTGGCTTGTGATTTTCTGGAGGAAAACATTAcaactgaaaactgcattttgaATTATTACTTTGCCGACAAATATCGGTGTTTGGAATTAATGGAGGAGTCCTGCGAGTTTATTAACTCAAATTTCAGTTCAGTCATGAAAACAGACGACTTCCTGAAGCTCGATATTGAACAAGTCATGAAATGGGTTTCTagtgatgatgtcactgtcACCTCCGAGGAAGAAATTTTTAAGGGAATAGTTAAGTGGGTGATTCACAAGAAGAGTGAACGAGAAAGCAACTTTGCTGAATTGTTTAGTCAAGTCCGTCTGAAATCCATGTCTCGCGACTTTCTTTTCGACGAATTAGTCAACGAAGAACTGGTAGCAACAAgtaatgtgagtttgaattttgTGTTGAGGTCCATGAAGTGCACTTTAGATCCCTTCAGTGAGAATGCTGCCAAGCCACCAAGGAAGTGCTTGGAGAGGTACACAGATGTGATTTTTGTTTGTGGTGGCAGGACAGCCTTATGCTATGTACCCCAGAAAGACATTTGGTATCAGTTGCCAGACATGTTACTTGAACATCAAGATCATGCAGTTGTTCAATACAGAGACAAAGTTTGCATTTTTGGGGGAAAGCGTGTTGGATCAGGAGAATCTCGAGCAATAGAATACTTTCTTTCTTCCTGTAGTTCCTGGGGTATAATTGAAGGAAGACATCAAAGGGATGTTTGCTCTTGTTTATCAGTTCTAGATGGTTGCATCTATGCATTAGTTAATATCTCACCATTTAAAGATGCCATTATTCTCTATAAGCTTGATGAGAATGTTTGTGAGGCTGTGGCTGATCCACCAACTGTTCGCTATGGAACTTGTTTAGTCAGTGATAAAAGACATCTTTACTTAGTAGGAGGAAATATCAATTTTGTACCTTTAGTTAGTGGGAGAGGTCGTCATCGGTGTTCGTTTCCAGGATCTCAAACAGTGGAAAGGTTTGATCCAGTTTTGGCCACATGGGAGGAGGTTGCAGCTATGAATGAGGCAAGATATAATGCTTTTGGAGCAGCCATGAATGGCAAGATCTACATAGCAGGTGGCATAAAGGAAAGTAAGGTATTGAATTCTTGTGAGGTATATGACCCGTCAACAGATGAATGGCAAGTCATTAGTAACCTCAAGGTGCGTCGTCATGCTGCTAACATGGTATGCTTTCAGGAAGCCCTTTATGTGGTTGGCGGATTCAAGGACACAATGTCGTCTTCAAGTGAGTTATCTGTAGAAGTGTTTGAGACAAAAAGATGTAAATGGAAAAGTAAATCCACTTTACCttttaactttgaaaatgaaaatgctggGGATGGAAAGAAAGAGATTCATTATAAGGCATGTCTTGCATCTATTGACAAGAGCCTGTTAGAAAAGCTGCATACTGTGTGA